One Phycisphaerae bacterium RAS2 DNA window includes the following coding sequences:
- the hmgA gene encoding Homogentisate 1,2-dioxygenase: protein MINYMRMGKVPIKPHTTFYEDGKLLMEHCHTREGFEGPFSILYYRTPPTDENAVEKLAIPGFCPFEQLAEQPLHRRHIRTQDLKLSGDFLDARRVLLFNSDVHMSMVKPTAAGARLFSNGDGDEMYFAYKGSGRFETLFGVLSFREGDYIHIPRSTPYRIQWDGANPEFFVFEGRGHIDIPKEYRNRAGQITMYAPFSARDFRAPESLLTYDAKRHGAAPFKMVVKRDDVLTVHLFKHFPIDVVGWDGAVYPFTFNIRDYQPKTSTIHLPPTIHITFAGNEFIICSFVPRKVDYFDRDGAKAIPCPYGHASVHMDEILFYVAGNFTSRRGIDSGSISLHPGGIPHGPHPGTYEKSVGHDRTSELAVMCDTYKQLKLTKVAHEIEDKDYHLTWVSQESGEADAPGAR from the coding sequence ATGATCAATTACATGCGAATGGGCAAAGTGCCGATCAAGCCGCACACGACGTTCTACGAGGACGGCAAGCTGTTGATGGAGCACTGCCACACGCGCGAGGGGTTCGAGGGGCCGTTTTCGATACTTTATTACCGCACGCCGCCGACGGACGAAAACGCGGTGGAGAAGCTGGCGATCCCCGGATTCTGCCCGTTTGAGCAATTGGCCGAGCAGCCGCTGCACCGGCGGCACATTCGCACGCAGGACTTGAAGCTCTCCGGCGATTTTCTGGACGCCCGGCGCGTGCTGCTGTTCAACAGCGACGTGCACATGAGCATGGTGAAGCCGACGGCGGCCGGCGCGCGGCTGTTTTCCAACGGCGACGGCGATGAGATGTATTTTGCCTATAAAGGGTCGGGCCGATTTGAGACGCTTTTCGGCGTACTGTCGTTCCGCGAGGGGGATTACATTCACATCCCGCGTTCGACGCCCTATCGCATCCAGTGGGACGGCGCGAATCCCGAGTTTTTTGTGTTCGAGGGCCGTGGGCACATCGACATCCCGAAGGAATATCGCAACCGCGCCGGGCAGATCACGATGTACGCGCCGTTCTCCGCGCGGGATTTTCGCGCGCCCGAGTCGCTGCTGACTTATGACGCGAAACGCCACGGGGCCGCGCCGTTCAAGATGGTGGTGAAGCGCGACGACGTTCTGACGGTCCACCTGTTCAAGCATTTTCCGATCGACGTGGTCGGCTGGGATGGCGCGGTGTATCCGTTCACGTTCAACATCCGCGACTATCAGCCGAAGACATCGACGATTCACCTGCCGCCAACGATTCACATCACGTTTGCAGGCAACGAGTTCATCATCTGCTCGTTCGTGCCGCGCAAGGTGGACTATTTCGACCGCGACGGGGCGAAGGCGATCCCATGCCCCTACGGCCACGCGAGCGTTCACATGGACGAGATTCTGTTTTATGTCGCGGGCAATTTTACCAGCCGACGCGGCATCGACAGCGGCTCGATCAGTCTGCATCCCGGCGGCATCCCGCACGGCCCGCACCCGGGGACGTATGAGAAATCCGTCGGGCACGATCGCACGAGCGAACTGGCGGTGATGTGCGACACGTACAAGCAGCTTAAGTTGACAAAAGTCGCGCACGAGATCGAGGACAAGGACTATCACCTGACTTGGGTGAGCCAGGAGAGCGGCGAGGCCGACGCGCCGGGGGCGCGCTAG
- a CDS encoding GDSL-like Lipase/Acylhydrolase: MATACLVAFLIIADVALRFISLGPRAFDPPRFEPNGVPFTRLPDGPLIYQPAARFFSRYDPAGDARGYFGPDGRLEYEINSLGLRGPLPPIEKAANVYRVVCLGDSFTFGEGVKVADTWPRQLERLLTARMPGRRVEVINAGVQAYDTKDAAALYLLKLAAYKPDAVILGFCLNDATDSAETIRQNEATRKRFELSPLARVSRIAEMVERRSAADRLQRDFFDTTRRGFDSPKWQQCRDVLAGMSQVAKEDGFRFAVAIFPIFWSLDENYPFADIHPRVADACRTAGCECIDLLPVFRSDSSAHGRSAEAYWVHPTDQHPNEIACRITAERLANALAPGHP; encoded by the coding sequence ATGGCAACCGCCTGCCTCGTCGCGTTTCTGATCATCGCCGATGTCGCCCTGCGGTTCATTTCACTCGGACCGCGCGCGTTCGACCCGCCGCGCTTCGAGCCAAACGGCGTGCCGTTCACGCGCCTGCCCGATGGCCCGTTGATCTATCAGCCAGCAGCCCGATTCTTCAGTCGATACGATCCCGCGGGCGACGCGCGTGGCTACTTCGGCCCCGATGGCCGCCTTGAATACGAGATCAACTCGCTCGGCCTGCGCGGTCCGCTGCCGCCGATTGAAAAGGCTGCGAACGTCTATCGCGTCGTCTGCCTCGGCGATTCGTTCACCTTCGGCGAAGGCGTGAAGGTGGCCGACACCTGGCCGCGACAGTTGGAGCGGTTGCTAACGGCTCGCATGCCCGGGCGACGGGTGGAGGTGATCAACGCCGGCGTTCAGGCGTATGACACGAAGGATGCCGCGGCGCTGTACCTGCTCAAGCTCGCGGCCTACAAGCCCGACGCGGTAATTCTGGGCTTTTGTCTCAATGACGCGACGGACTCGGCCGAGACGATTCGCCAGAACGAGGCAACAAGAAAGCGCTTTGAACTGTCGCCGTTGGCTCGCGTGTCGCGCATCGCGGAGATGGTTGAGCGGCGATCGGCGGCCGACCGGTTGCAGCGAGATTTCTTCGACACGACGCGCCGCGGGTTTGATTCGCCCAAGTGGCAGCAGTGCCGCGACGTGCTCGCGGGGATGTCGCAGGTGGCGAAGGAAGACGGGTTTCGATTCGCCGTCGCGATTTTCCCGATCTTCTGGTCGCTGGATGAAAATTATCCCTTCGCCGACATCCACCCGCGCGTCGCCGACGCCTGTCGCACCGCCGGCTGCGAGTGCATCGATCTGTTGCCGGTTTTCCGCAGCGACTCCTCCGCGCACGGTCGCTCGGCGGAAGCCTACTGGGTCCATCCGACCGATCAGCATCCCAACGAAATCGCCTGCCGAATCACGGCGGAGCGGCTGGCGAATGCCCTCGCGCCGGGCCACCCGTAG
- the hcp gene encoding Hydroxylamine reductase, producing the protein MFCNQCEQSFRRTGCVDHVGVCGKDEDVQSVQELILYGLKGMAAYANHARRLGKTDPDVSAFIEEALFATMTNVNFDLTALFEMAMELGRVNLRVMEMLDHGHVEAFGKPQPHEVYEGTRAGQGILITGHDLVDLWDLLRQVEGTDVKVYTHGEMLPAHMYPKLAQHPNMGGHYGTAWQDQRRQFEQFTGPIVATTNCILIPPPSYAGRVFTVRCVAVPGGHRLKGSDFSPVIALARRCAPLPDACVKRTTVGFHRSVLLDNAATIVDAVKAGKISRFYVIGGCDGAEPGRNYFSDYAQNTPADSFILTLGCGKYRIREYDYGTHLGFPRLMDMGQCNDAYGAIAVAGALAKAFNCGVNDLPLTLVISWFEQKAVAVLLTLLSLGIKGITLGPNPPAFISPNVFKMLQEKFDIRLTPTNGRASRPLAVLQPG; encoded by the coding sequence ATGTTCTGCAACCAATGCGAGCAATCGTTTCGTAGAACGGGCTGTGTTGATCACGTCGGCGTCTGCGGCAAAGACGAGGACGTGCAGTCTGTTCAGGAGTTGATTCTGTATGGTCTGAAGGGAATGGCGGCTTATGCCAACCACGCTCGTCGGCTAGGAAAGACCGACCCGGACGTGTCCGCGTTCATCGAAGAAGCGCTTTTCGCGACGATGACGAACGTCAACTTCGACCTGACCGCCCTATTCGAGATGGCCATGGAATTGGGGCGAGTGAACCTGCGGGTCATGGAAATGCTCGACCACGGACATGTCGAGGCCTTCGGCAAGCCCCAGCCTCATGAGGTGTATGAAGGCACGCGCGCCGGGCAGGGCATTCTGATCACGGGGCACGATCTGGTTGACCTTTGGGATCTGCTTCGACAGGTGGAAGGCACCGATGTCAAAGTCTACACGCACGGTGAGATGCTTCCCGCTCACATGTATCCCAAGCTGGCGCAGCACCCCAACATGGGCGGCCACTATGGCACGGCGTGGCAGGATCAACGGCGTCAGTTTGAGCAATTCACCGGCCCGATCGTGGCCACGACCAATTGCATTCTCATCCCGCCGCCAAGCTATGCGGGGCGGGTGTTCACGGTTCGTTGTGTCGCCGTACCGGGCGGGCATCGCCTCAAGGGAAGCGACTTCTCTCCGGTCATTGCACTGGCCCGGCGGTGCGCGCCGCTGCCCGATGCGTGCGTGAAAAGGACGACGGTCGGGTTTCATCGAAGCGTATTGCTGGACAACGCTGCGACAATCGTCGACGCGGTGAAGGCCGGGAAGATCAGCCGTTTCTACGTCATCGGCGGATGCGATGGCGCGGAACCGGGGCGGAATTATTTCAGCGACTACGCGCAGAATACCCCGGCGGACTCCTTCATTCTGACGCTGGGTTGCGGAAAGTATCGCATCCGTGAGTACGACTACGGCACGCACCTCGGGTTTCCGCGGCTGATGGACATGGGTCAATGCAATGACGCATACGGAGCGATCGCGGTGGCCGGCGCGCTGGCCAAAGCGTTCAACTGCGGCGTCAACGACCTGCCGCTCACGCTGGTGATTAGTTGGTTCGAGCAGAAGGCGGTGGCCGTGCTGTTGACGCTTCTCTCGCTGGGGATCAAGGGCATCACGCTTGGGCCGAATCCGCCCGCGTTCATATCGCCAAATGTATTCAAAATGCTCCAGGAGAAGTTTGACATCAGGCTGACGCCGACAAACGGTCGAGCGTCCCGGCCGCTCGCGGTCCTCCAGCCGGGCTAA
- the trpC gene encoding Indole-3-glycerol phosphate synthase, translated as MSGTILQAIVETKRGEVDAARRAESLEALRARCAVAPPPRDFYSAVTAGEAIRLIAEIKKASPSAGLLREDFRPADLAREYESAGAAALSVLTDRTYFQGSLADLAAARSGCVLPVLRKDFTIDAYQVYEARAAGADAILLITEILTAAQIDEFGALAASLGMASLIETHTAAQAAAVLPVISPARRTLLGINNRDLHAQRTDVRIAQRIAATLPRGTPFVAESGLKSREDVQAMAAAGACAVLIGETFLRASDPGAKVRELMGR; from the coding sequence ATGAGCGGCACTATATTGCAAGCCATTGTCGAGACCAAGCGGGGCGAAGTCGATGCCGCGCGCCGCGCCGAATCGCTCGAAGCGCTGCGGGCGCGCTGCGCGGTCGCGCCGCCGCCGAGAGATTTCTACTCGGCCGTCACGGCGGGCGAGGCGATTCGGCTCATCGCGGAGATCAAGAAGGCGTCGCCGTCGGCGGGCCTGTTGCGGGAAGATTTTCGTCCAGCGGATCTCGCGCGCGAGTACGAATCGGCCGGCGCGGCGGCGTTGAGCGTGCTCACAGATCGAACGTACTTCCAGGGGAGCCTTGCCGATCTGGCGGCGGCACGGTCGGGTTGCGTGCTGCCCGTGCTGCGAAAGGACTTCACGATCGATGCGTACCAGGTGTACGAGGCGCGCGCGGCCGGGGCGGATGCGATTCTGCTCATCACGGAGATTCTGACAGCGGCGCAGATCGACGAATTCGGCGCATTGGCGGCGTCGCTCGGCATGGCGTCGCTGATTGAGACGCACACCGCGGCGCAGGCGGCGGCCGTGTTGCCGGTGATCTCGCCGGCGCGGCGGACCTTGCTGGGGATCAACAATCGCGATCTTCACGCGCAACGGACGGACGTGCGTATCGCGCAGCGCATCGCCGCGACGCTGCCCCGAGGCACGCCGTTTGTTGCCGAGAGCGGATTGAAATCGCGCGAGGACGTGCAGGCCATGGCGGCGGCCGGTGCGTGCGCGGTGCTGATCGGTGAGACGTTTCTCCGTGCGAGCGACCCGGGAGCGAAGGTGCGCGAGTTGATGGGGCGGTGA
- a CDS encoding CAAX amino terminal protease self- immunity has product MPPLPRLLEYADAALLIGCSLFSLGVIARLATRRRVRDALRLPPPSGPIGATGSLDAFDVAAAFIAMYVLPSLANSLLGLVMPGEESAAATTSRLAGAPALPTLRVALAAMLGQMATLVVFTLIAARRIPTGLAGWGLDLRRLPRDLWRGLVGFLGIWPWCFGLFYASVQLITRFWPGHVIEEHTTIALLMQPDTSPLLRAIVFFNALILAAAVEECLFRGMLQPLIAQATQSTWTGVVLAGVVFGAFHLPLYQTFAPLVLLGVAMGYARAKTGSLLLAICLHMIFNAKTLVWLALGAGSAPAS; this is encoded by the coding sequence ATGCCGCCGCTGCCGCGACTGCTCGAATACGCCGATGCTGCGCTGCTCATCGGCTGCTCACTCTTCAGCCTCGGCGTGATCGCGCGCCTCGCAACGAGGCGGCGTGTTCGCGACGCCCTGCGCCTCCCCCCGCCATCCGGTCCGATCGGCGCCACCGGCTCGCTCGATGCCTTTGACGTGGCTGCCGCGTTCATCGCCATGTACGTCCTGCCATCGCTTGCAAACTCGCTCCTCGGGCTTGTCATGCCCGGCGAGGAGTCAGCCGCCGCGACGACAAGCCGGCTGGCGGGAGCACCCGCACTACCGACCCTGCGGGTGGCGCTCGCCGCCATGCTGGGACAAATGGCGACACTCGTCGTTTTCACTCTCATTGCGGCGCGGCGAATCCCGACCGGCCTGGCCGGCTGGGGCCTTGACTTGCGACGGTTGCCGCGCGATCTGTGGCGCGGGCTGGTAGGCTTTCTCGGCATCTGGCCATGGTGCTTCGGATTGTTTTACGCCAGCGTCCAATTGATCACGCGGTTCTGGCCGGGCCATGTCATCGAGGAACACACAACCATCGCCTTGTTGATGCAACCCGATACGTCGCCGCTGCTGCGCGCGATCGTTTTTTTCAACGCGCTGATCCTGGCGGCCGCCGTGGAGGAGTGCCTCTTTCGCGGCATGCTTCAGCCGTTGATTGCGCAAGCCACCCAGAGTACATGGACCGGGGTCGTGCTGGCCGGCGTGGTCTTCGGCGCGTTTCATTTGCCGCTCTATCAGACCTTTGCGCCGCTGGTGCTGCTTGGGGTCGCGATGGGCTATGCCCGTGCCAAGACCGGCTCGCTCCTGCTGGCGATCTGCCTGCACATGATCTTCAACGCCAAGACGCTCGTCTGGCTGGCGCTTGGCGCAGGGAGCGCGCCCGCTTCCTGA
- the gchK_2 gene encoding Globin-coupled histidine kinase — protein sequence MRRLHLFQSILLPVGLAAAVVALSLVMHRRTFSSVTRLMETAGRLEETQRWFQRAEQCVLELIAPANAVFADWDVATQRDRLRLARIRLDEAIAQGRSYGLNVTRLTRLMEEMAARAEEVFENVARMHEAGADNGARAEALIAASRAMARADEKQMSAVRELGLLTERVRAEQRNILEEHEVSLQARLTMERYVVTLLVLLALGMAWFGWRLRQTDLALAEQRRATEAAQRERLAAIGELCSSVAHGIRNPLAAMRSSTQLTLDLGKLDDASRARLQDVLTEGTRLGDRVTGLLKMARAGSGAFEDVCLQDIVVGAVSGLGPELTRLGLKLERDLSPTPISVRGDRHQLEQLVVELVSNAMEHSPPGESILIACRRPGANGLAVLTVDDAGPGVPDAVQSQVFQLFFTTKEHGTGIGLATVKGIARLHKGDVTLARSSRGGARFEVTLPTTST from the coding sequence ATGCGGCGATTGCATTTGTTCCAGTCGATTCTGCTGCCGGTCGGCTTGGCGGCAGCGGTTGTGGCGCTGTCGCTGGTTATGCACCGGCGGACCTTCTCCAGCGTGACGCGATTGATGGAGACCGCCGGTCGACTGGAGGAGACGCAGCGGTGGTTTCAGCGCGCCGAGCAATGCGTGCTGGAACTGATCGCACCGGCCAATGCGGTCTTCGCGGACTGGGATGTTGCGACGCAGCGCGATCGGCTGCGTCTCGCACGGATTCGCCTGGACGAGGCGATCGCGCAGGGCCGGTCGTACGGGTTGAACGTGACCCGGCTGACGCGCCTGATGGAAGAAATGGCGGCGCGGGCGGAGGAAGTGTTTGAGAACGTCGCGCGCATGCACGAGGCCGGCGCGGACAACGGCGCGCGGGCCGAGGCCCTGATCGCGGCGTCGCGAGCGATGGCGCGGGCGGACGAGAAGCAGATGAGCGCGGTGCGCGAGCTGGGCCTGCTGACGGAGCGCGTGCGAGCCGAGCAGCGCAACATTCTGGAGGAGCACGAAGTGAGCCTGCAAGCGCGTCTGACGATGGAGCGATACGTCGTCACGCTTCTGGTGCTGCTGGCGCTGGGCATGGCGTGGTTCGGCTGGCGGTTGCGCCAGACCGATCTCGCGCTGGCCGAGCAGCGCCGTGCGACGGAGGCGGCGCAGCGCGAGCGCCTGGCGGCGATCGGCGAATTGTGTTCGAGCGTGGCGCACGGCATTCGCAATCCGCTGGCCGCGATGCGCAGCTCGACGCAGTTGACCCTCGACCTCGGCAAACTCGACGACGCATCGCGCGCACGACTGCAGGACGTGTTGACCGAAGGCACGCGACTAGGCGACCGGGTGACCGGCCTCCTGAAAATGGCCCGCGCCGGCAGCGGGGCGTTTGAAGACGTTTGCCTTCAGGACATCGTCGTCGGCGCCGTCTCGGGGCTGGGCCCGGAGCTGACGCGGCTGGGGCTGAAACTCGAACGCGACCTGTCGCCGACGCCGATTTCCGTGCGCGGTGACCGGCATCAACTGGAGCAGCTCGTCGTGGAGCTTGTGTCCAATGCCATGGAGCATTCGCCGCCGGGCGAGTCGATCCTCATCGCCTGCCGGAGACCCGGGGCGAACGGCCTGGCCGTGCTGACCGTGGACGATGCCGGCCCGGGCGTGCCCGACGCGGTCCAGTCGCAGGTGTTTCAGTTGTTCTTCACGACGAAGGAGCACGGGACGGGCATCGGATTGGCCACGGTCAAGGGAATCGCACGCCTTCACAAGGGCGATGTCACGCTGGCGCGTTCGTCGCGCGGCGGAGCGCGATTCGAAGTGACGCTGCCGACCACGAGTACATGA
- the glnG_2 gene encoding Nitrogen regulation protein NR(I) has translation MPRVLVVEDERVLAKNFCEKLASHEFESAAVHSGRDALTALGRFSPDVVLLDLRLPDMDGQTVLQKIKAESPTCAVIVVTAHGNERIAVDAIKNGAEEYLTKPVDLDELMLVVARSAEHQQVRDNLHFLRHREEQASGLDSILGASDSTRNLKETIQRLTRTDVLNLPDPPTVLITGETGTGKDLVARAIHYHGPRKGRPFIHVNCTALPATLFESELFGHVRGAFTNAAQAKRGLFEVAHGGTIFLDEIGHLEADVQAKLLLALERREIRPVGGTDPRSINVHVIAATNRPLRAAVDSGEFRSDLYHRLRVVEIHVEPLRNRLDDIESLAGHFLGAHCRRFGLKAKSLSRDAMAVLKRYNWPGNVRELSHLIESTVLQVDGQQIEPGDLNLAGGSAMASDVQIEMTGGRAISLDFAKGEPKLEDVEQAILTAAFEYTGRNLSRAARILGITREALRYRLNRFAEAGKSES, from the coding sequence ATGCCGAGAGTGTTAGTCGTGGAAGACGAACGCGTCCTCGCCAAAAATTTCTGCGAGAAGCTGGCGTCGCACGAGTTTGAATCTGCCGCCGTCCACAGCGGGCGCGACGCCCTGACGGCCCTGGGCCGCTTCTCGCCGGATGTCGTGCTGCTCGACCTGCGGCTGCCTGACATGGACGGCCAGACCGTGCTGCAGAAGATCAAGGCCGAGTCGCCGACCTGCGCGGTGATCGTCGTCACGGCGCACGGCAATGAGCGCATCGCCGTGGACGCGATCAAGAACGGCGCGGAAGAGTATCTGACAAAGCCGGTGGATCTCGATGAGCTGATGCTGGTGGTTGCGCGGTCCGCCGAGCATCAGCAGGTGCGGGATAATTTGCATTTCCTACGGCATCGCGAGGAACAAGCCAGCGGATTGGACAGCATCCTTGGCGCCTCGGATTCGACGCGAAACTTGAAGGAGACGATCCAGCGACTGACGCGCACCGACGTGCTGAATCTTCCCGATCCGCCGACCGTGCTCATCACCGGTGAGACCGGCACCGGCAAGGACCTTGTCGCGCGGGCCATTCACTACCACGGTCCGCGAAAAGGCCGCCCCTTCATCCACGTGAACTGCACGGCCTTGCCCGCGACGCTTTTTGAATCCGAGTTGTTTGGCCATGTCCGTGGCGCGTTCACCAACGCGGCGCAGGCCAAGCGCGGCCTGTTTGAAGTCGCACACGGAGGAACCATCTTCCTCGACGAAATTGGACACCTCGAAGCCGACGTGCAGGCAAAGCTGCTCCTGGCGCTGGAAAGGCGGGAAATCCGACCGGTCGGCGGCACCGATCCCCGGTCGATCAACGTCCACGTGATCGCGGCGACGAATCGGCCCTTGCGAGCTGCTGTCGATTCCGGCGAGTTCCGAAGCGACCTGTACCATCGGTTGCGGGTCGTTGAAATCCACGTTGAACCGTTGCGAAACCGCCTGGATGACATCGAATCGCTGGCGGGGCATTTTCTGGGTGCCCATTGCCGCCGGTTCGGTTTGAAGGCAAAAAGCCTGTCCCGCGACGCAATGGCCGTGTTGAAACGTTATAATTGGCCTGGGAACGTGCGTGAGTTGAGTCACCTCATTGAGAGCACGGTCCTGCAGGTCGACGGGCAGCAGATCGAGCCGGGCGACCTCAATCTCGCGGGCGGTAGTGCCATGGCATCGGACGTGCAAATCGAAATGACGGGGGGCCGCGCGATCTCCCTGGATTTCGCCAAAGGTGAGCCGAAACTCGAAGACGTCGAACAGGCGATCCTGACTGCGGCGTTTGAATACACGGGTCGAAATCTAAGTCGCGCGGCGCGCATCCTGGGCATCACCCGCGAAGCGCTGCGTTATCGTTTGAATCGGTTTGCCGAAGCAGGAAAGAGCGAGAGTTAG
- the crcB gene encoding Putative fluoride ion transporter CrcB, with protein sequence MYKLGLIFIGSGLGGVARYAFAGFAQRLNPQAGFPIGTLLVNVTGCLAIGFLSAALASRSLMREEYRLALLVGVLGGYTTFSTFGWETFALLNSGQFARAAMNVLLSVFGCLIAVWAGYRGAQFCLGA encoded by the coding sequence GTGTACAAGCTCGGATTGATTTTCATCGGATCCGGCCTGGGCGGTGTCGCGCGGTATGCGTTCGCCGGATTCGCGCAGCGCCTGAATCCGCAGGCGGGCTTCCCGATCGGCACGTTGCTCGTAAACGTCACGGGTTGTCTGGCGATCGGGTTTCTTTCCGCGGCGCTGGCGAGCCGTTCGTTGATGCGCGAGGAGTACCGCCTGGCGCTTCTGGTCGGCGTACTCGGTGGTTACACGACATTTTCGACATTCGGCTGGGAGACATTCGCCCTGCTCAACAGCGGGCAGTTCGCCCGTGCCGCGATGAATGTCCTGCTTAGTGTCTTTGGTTGCCTGATTGCTGTTTGGGCCGGGTATCGCGGCGCGCAATTCTGCCTGGGAGCCTGA
- a CDS encoding N-acetylmuramoyl-L-alanine amidase, which produces MRRLYKNGCEARGRRFGLVSVAALAGTTAVLSGCMPEKSTISQVDPYLGQRPAESRPLPPREQPRVAPPIARGGAKPGWMPPGGISNRWKCVVVHHSANDKSTPEGMRNWHMKGRGWDELGYHFVIGNGIGYGDGVVYVGARWAQQKHGAHCKTDNNFYNDHGIGICLIGNLDARPPTPKQMEALGRLVSFLCDKTGVPTSKVYTHGGVTNKTACPGRYFSLAGLKRLIAPGRTAAATELVSEEVFETDLGIIP; this is translated from the coding sequence GTGCGACGGTTGTATAAGAATGGCTGCGAGGCTCGCGGCCGACGATTCGGTCTTGTCTCTGTGGCGGCGTTGGCCGGAACGACCGCCGTGTTAAGCGGCTGCATGCCGGAGAAATCGACCATCTCGCAGGTGGATCCGTATCTCGGCCAGCGGCCGGCGGAGTCTCGCCCGTTGCCGCCGCGGGAGCAGCCGCGCGTCGCGCCGCCGATCGCGCGGGGTGGGGCGAAGCCGGGTTGGATGCCGCCCGGCGGAATCTCCAATCGCTGGAAGTGCGTCGTCGTTCATCACTCGGCGAATGACAAATCCACGCCCGAGGGAATGCGAAACTGGCACATGAAGGGCCGCGGGTGGGACGAGCTGGGCTACCACTTCGTGATCGGCAACGGCATCGGCTACGGGGATGGCGTGGTCTACGTTGGCGCGAGATGGGCCCAGCAGAAGCACGGCGCGCATTGCAAGACGGATAATAACTTTTACAACGATCACGGCATCGGTATCTGCCTCATTGGAAATCTTGATGCGCGGCCTCCGACGCCGAAGCAGATGGAAGCACTGGGGCGGCTGGTCAGTTTCCTGTGCGACAAAACCGGTGTGCCGACATCGAAGGTCTACACCCACGGCGGCGTCACCAACAAGACCGCCTGTCCCGGCCGCTACTTCTCGCTCGCGGGATTGAAGCGATTGATTGCCCCGGGCCGCACAGCCGCCGCGACGGAACTCGTCTCCGAAGAAGTTTTCGAGACCGACCTCGGCATCATTCCCTGA
- a CDS encoding Non-canonical purine NTP pyrophosphatase, translating to MKILIATGNPSKLREMKAVLSGAATRRVDPEPGGVASIAANVEWVGLESLAPVPQEPEETGSTFHENATLKAVYYSRAMGMPALADDSGLEVDALGGAPGVASAYFDERFADRPRAERDAANNARLISEIAAFPPDRRTARYRCVLVLADGDRVLATAEGSLEGLIVTGPMGAGGFGYDPYFFLPTHGQTVAQLSADEKNVISHRGVALRRMCEKLATLPTAAWQSRIE from the coding sequence ATGAAGATTCTCATCGCGACGGGCAATCCCTCCAAGCTGCGTGAGATGAAGGCTGTCTTGAGCGGCGCGGCGACCCGGCGCGTTGATCCGGAGCCAGGGGGTGTCGCCTCGATTGCCGCGAACGTCGAGTGGGTCGGCCTGGAATCGCTCGCACCCGTGCCGCAGGAGCCGGAGGAGACCGGCAGCACGTTCCATGAGAACGCGACGCTCAAGGCGGTGTACTACTCGCGCGCGATGGGGATGCCGGCGCTCGCGGATGACAGCGGGCTAGAGGTGGATGCGTTGGGGGGCGCGCCGGGTGTGGCGTCTGCCTATTTTGACGAACGGTTCGCGGATCGGCCTCGAGCGGAGCGCGACGCGGCCAACAACGCCAGGCTGATTTCGGAAATAGCAGCTTTCCCGCCGGACCGTCGGACGGCGCGATATCGCTGCGTGCTGGTGCTGGCCGATGGCGATCGCGTACTGGCCACCGCGGAAGGATCGCTCGAGGGGTTGATCGTGACCGGGCCGATGGGCGCGGGCGGTTTTGGATATGACCCGTACTTTTTTCTCCCGACACACGGCCAAACCGTCGCCCAGCTATCGGCCGATGAAAAGAATGTGATCAGTCACCGGGGCGTGGCGCTTCGACGGATGTGCGAAAAGCTGGCAACGCTGCCAACCGCTGCGTGGCAATCGCGCATCGAATGA
- the rph gene encoding Ribonuclease PH, translating into MKRIDGRKASELRPVKIRRNFTRAAAGSVWIAFGDTQVLCTASVDEAVPEWRKGRGVGWVTAEYEMLPGSTPDRKARSRSGKIDGRTQEIQRLIGRAMRAVVDLKKLGERTIWLDCDVLQADGGTRTAAITGAYVALADAVSKLRRSGKLKSSPLTDRVAAVSVGLVGGDVLLDLCYAEDKDAEVDFNVVMTGRGRFVEMQGAAEAGTFTRLQMNKLVSMGERGVRALLAIQQKSLSKAKR; encoded by the coding sequence ATGAAACGAATTGACGGGCGCAAAGCGAGCGAGCTTCGGCCGGTGAAGATCCGGCGGAACTTCACGCGCGCCGCGGCCGGGTCGGTGTGGATCGCGTTCGGCGACACGCAGGTGTTGTGTACGGCGTCGGTCGATGAGGCGGTGCCGGAGTGGCGCAAGGGTCGCGGCGTCGGCTGGGTGACGGCTGAATACGAGATGCTTCCGGGCAGCACGCCGGATCGCAAGGCGCGCAGCCGCTCGGGCAAGATAGACGGCCGCACGCAGGAGATTCAGCGCCTGATCGGCCGGGCGATGCGCGCGGTGGTGGACTTGAAGAAGCTGGGTGAGCGGACGATCTGGCTGGACTGCGACGTGTTGCAGGCCGACGGCGGGACGCGGACGGCGGCGATCACAGGCGCGTACGTGGCGCTGGCCGACGCCGTGTCGAAGCTTCGCCGTTCGGGGAAGTTGAAGAGCAGTCCGTTGACGGATCGCGTGGCGGCCGTGAGCGTGGGGTTGGTCGGCGGGGATGTGCTGCTCGACCTTTGTTACGCGGAAGACAAGGACGCGGAAGTGGACTTCAATGTGGTGATGACGGGGCGCGGGCGATTTGTGGAGATGCAGGGGGCGGCTGAAGCGGGAACGTTTACCCGTTTGCAGATGAACAAGCTGGTATCGATGGGAGAGCGCGGCGTACGGGCACTGCTGGCGATTCAACAGAAGTCCCTGTCGAAGGCGAAGCGATGA